The Neurospora crassa OR74A linkage group I, whole genome shotgun sequence genome segment atcaagctTGTCGACTTCGCCGAGTCTCGCCAATACTACTACATCATTCTTGAACTGGCGCCTGGCGGCGAGCTGTTCCACCAGATTGTGCGTCTGACGTACTTTAGTGAGGATCTCTCCAGGCACGTTATCACACAGGTAGCAAAGGCTCTGGAGTATCTGCACGAGGAGAAGGGTGTAGTCCATCGGTAAGTTGACCCACATCATCGTGCCAGTAGTTAGTGAATCTCTGCTCACTCCTTGAACAGTGACATCAAGCCTGAAAACATCCTCTTCAGCCCCATTCCATTTATCCCCTCGAAGCACCCGAAACCCAAGCAGCCAGGTGATGAGGACAAAGTTGACGAGGGCGAGTTCATCAAAGGCGTAGGTTCTGGTGGGATTGGTCAGATCAAGATAGCCGATTTCGGCTTGTCCAAGATCGTCTGGGACAAACAAACCATGACTCCCTGCGGCACTGTCGGGTATACAGCACCCGAGATCGTCAAGGATGAGCGGTACTCCAAGGCAGTCGATATGTGGGCGCTGGGTTGCGTTCTCTACACTCTTCTTTGCGGCTTCCCACCTTTCTACGATGAGAGCATTGAGGTCTTGACGGAGAAGGTTGCCAAGGGCCAGTATACCTTCCTTTCGCCATGGTGGGACGATATCAGCAAATCCGCCCAGGATCTTATCTCGCATCTTCTGTGCGTCGATCCCGAGAAGCGCTACACGATCACAGAGTTCCTCGCGCATCCTTGGATTGCCGGCTCGGGTCCTACGCCAAGAGACGAGCGGAAGAACCCGGATGGTGTGCTGCGGGCCTTCGATGCATCCAAGATTGTGGATGGAGACAGACGTTATGACTTCCGTTCTCCAGGTGCTGTCAATCTGCGCGAAGTGTTTGATGTTGGCTATGCCGTCCATcgccaagaggaagaaggcaagAGACGTCATAACCTTGGAGCCAAGGCGGGCGTGTCTCGTCTGGTAGGCCTCGACGAGAACTCTGACGAGGGAGAGGATGTTGCTATGCATGATGTCGTAAATGGCAAGCAATACCATACATCTCTTGAGCAAAGCATGCGCAATGCCCAAATCAGGGATCAACAACAGGAGCAACGCGGTAGGGACCGCGAGAGGAAGGCTCACCCACCCCCAGCGGCCGCTGAACAAAGGGGCTATGGTCAACACTCGGCAGCTGTCACGGCTGCGGCCAGACAACAGGTTCGCGAACGCAACCGACAAAAGGGTGCATTTGAGCTCAATCTGGATGGCGCCACTTTGCTCGGACGGCGAGGAGTTAAACCGTCTGCTGCTCGAGTTGCATAGGGCGACAACCCAGAGGGGACAAAGTCTGACGAGAAGCATGTCCAAAAGACATGTGACGACGTTTTGCTTGCGAGTGAGGCGAGGTCTAAGCTGCAGTTAAACGATACGTAGGAGCAAGGGAACGTCGAAAGGATATTCAATTCTGTTGTGCATTTTCAGGAGGAGGGTGTTGGCCGACGGAGAGCCAGCAATAGCGTTGGGCATTTCTCAACATTTCCATTCTTCTCAACCCCCCTTTTAGCATTTTTCAACGTTTTGGAAGCGTACCATCATGTCGTTTTTCTTGTTGTTCATGAGACTAACAGGTTTGGCCGTCGATATGGGGGATTTTTGGTCATCCCATCTCATAGCGCTACATTACGGTGTTGGAGGCCAATTGATAGGTTTTGTTTATCTTTAAGATTACGATGCTTCACTGAGCCCATGCATGTCTTACCACCAGCTTCGAACTGT includes the following:
- the camk-4 gene encoding serine/threonine-protein kinase, variant; the encoded protein is MSTIQQLKNFIRHGKQARTANPEEPARTKQADHSATQHHHQPTKMAAPVSEPNLGGSPPRNHQAPVQDAYSNTQVDGHNRVAQAGHAAAHYAEADQNLAHKTKSKTKVPDENIVRLVAEENASKSKFPRYPGLERWELVEKMGDGAFSNVYRARDLEGNAGEVAIKVVRKFEMNNMQRANILKEVQIMRQLDHPNIIKLVDFAESRQYYYIILELAPGGELFHQIVRLTYFSEDLSRHVITQVAKALEYLHEEKGVVHRDIKPENILFSPIPFIPSKHPKPKQPGDEDKVDEGEFIKGVGSGGIGQIKIADFGLSKIVWDKQTMTPCGTVGYTAPEIVKDERYSKAVDMWALGCVLYTLLCGFPPFYDESIEVLTEKVAKGQYTFLSPWWDDISKSAQDLISHLLCVDPEKRYTITEFLAHPWIAGSGPTPRDERKNPDGVLRAFDASKIVDGDRRYDFRSPGAVNLREVFDVGYAVHRQEEEGKRRHNLGAKAGVSRLVGLDENSDEGEDVAMHDVVNGKQYHTSLEQSMRNAQIRDQQQEQRGRDRERKAHPPPAAAEQRGYGQHSAAVTAAARQQVRERNRQKGAFELNLDGATLLGRRGVKPSAARVA
- the camk-4 gene encoding serine/threonine-protein kinase gives rise to the protein MSTIQQLKNFIRHGKQARTANPEEPARTKQADHSATQHHHQPTKMAAPVSEPNLGGSPPRNHQAPVQDAYSNTQVDGHNRVAQAGHAAAHYAEADQNLAHKTKSKTKVPDENIVRLVAEENASKSKFPRYPGLERWELVEKMGDGAFSNVYRARDLEGNAGEVAIKVVRKFEMNNMQSNKHLHPDFKPKAPKAAERANILKEVQIMRQLDHPNIIKLVDFAESRQYYYIILELAPGGELFHQIVRLTYFSEDLSRHVITQVAKALEYLHEEKGVVHRDIKPENILFSPIPFIPSKHPKPKQPGDEDKVDEGEFIKGVGSGGIGQIKIADFGLSKIVWDKQTMTPCGTVGYTAPEIVKDERYSKAVDMWALGCVLYTLLCGFPPFYDESIEVLTEKVAKGQYTFLSPWWDDISKSAQDLISHLLCVDPEKRYTITEFLAHPWIAGSGPTPRDERKNPDGVLRAFDASKIVDGDRRYDFRSPGAVNLREVFDVGYAVHRQEEEGKRRHNLGAKAGVSRLVGLDENSDEGEDVAMHDVVNGKQYHTSLEQSMRNAQIRDQQQEQRGRDRERKAHPPPAAAEQRGYGQHSAAVTAAARQQVRERNRQKGAFELNLDGATLLGRRGVKPSAARVA